Within the uncultured Draconibacterium sp. genome, the region TTGAATTATATACAAAAAAAGGGAAGCATTTGCTTCCCTTTTTTTGTTGCTCTTATTTTGAAATTGCTTTTTTTCATTCTTATTTCCTTCTTTTCTTCCGCTTCTGACGAGCTTTTGTTCTCGCAAATTTATCTTCGAACGAACGTTTTGAAGAGCCTTTCCTTTTTTTCTGGTGGAATGCTCCCTGGAAAGTAGGATCGTCTATTTTGCGCTGGCGATCAATTTCGCGTAACATATCCTGGTTTTCTTTGAACTCCGATTCGGCCACTTCAACTTCTTCCGGCAAGTCCAGAAGTTGAATTTCCTGGCGCATCAAACTTTCAATCTTTTTCCAGTGCCACTCTGCCGGCGGATCGATTAGAGTGATAGCATCACCTTTATGTCCGGCACGTGCAGTTCGCCCGATTCGGTGAATATAGTCGTCGTAATCATTCGGCAAATCAAAGTTTATAACGTGGCTCACCTGGCTCACATCCATACCACGTGCCGAAACATCAGTAGTAATAAGTATACGAACCTCGCCATTTTTAAACGCCTGGATAGAATTAATACGCGAGTTTTGAGCTTTGTTTGAATGGAGAATTCGTTTTTCTCCTTCCGCTTTCCGCTGAACCACTTTGTAAACGCCCTCAGCATGTTCTTTTGTTTTTACAAAAATTACCACACGTGTAAATTTCTCTTCATCCTCAAGAAGGTACTTGATAAGATTTAGCTTAGTACGGTAATTCGGAACCCGGTAACAAGTTTGTGTAACCTGCCCAACCGGAGTTGCCGATGGTGCTACTTCCAGTTTATCATAGTAGTCGAGAAATTCCTCTGCCAGTTTTTCAATCTTTTCTGAAAAGGTAGCTGAGAACAACAGGTTTTGTCTACGCGATGGAATAATCTCCTGTAACTGCTTGATTTGAGGCATAAATCCCATATCCAACATACGGTCGGCTTCGTCGATTACAAGGTATTTTACCTTTTTTAATCGCAATGCTCCAACCTGGTATAAATCCCACAGTCGACCTGGTGTGGCAACAAGGATATCGATGCCCGGCTCCAGCAAGGCAGCATGTTTTGTCCAACCAATACCGCCAAATACTGCCGCATGGCGTAACTCCGAGTAACTTGTTAATTCTTCAATATCTTCACCAACCTGAATCGAAAGTTCGCGTGTAGGAACAAGGATTACAACACGTGGATCAACTCCTTCAGGCTTTTTCAGCCGTGTAAGCAAGGGAAGAAGGTAAGCAGCAGTTTTTCCGGTTCCGGTTTGGGCTACACCAACTATATTCACCCCCGAATTAATTTGAGGAATAGCTTTTTCCTGTATGGGCGTTGGCGTAGTAAACCCAATATCGTCGAGCGATTTTAATATCGATT harbors:
- a CDS encoding DEAD/DEAH box helicase; protein product: MKKTFEDLKVAKSILKSLDDIGFTTPTPIQEKAIPQINSGVNIVGVAQTGTGKTAAYLLPLLTRLKKPEGVDPRVVILVPTRELSIQVGEDIEELTSYSELRHAAVFGGIGWTKHAALLEPGIDILVATPGRLWDLYQVGALRLKKVKYLVIDEADRMLDMGFMPQIKQLQEIIPSRRQNLLFSATFSEKIEKLAEEFLDYYDKLEVAPSATPVGQVTQTCYRVPNYRTKLNLIKYLLEDEEKFTRVVIFVKTKEHAEGVYKVVQRKAEGEKRILHSNKAQNSRINSIQAFKNGEVRILITTDVSARGMDVSQVSHVINFDLPNDYDDYIHRIGRTARAGHKGDAITLIDPPAEWHWKKIESLMRQEIQLLDLPEEVEVAESEFKENQDMLREIDRQRKIDDPTFQGAFHQKKRKGSSKRSFEDKFARTKARQKRKKRRK